The genomic region CGGCGAGGCCCTTGCGTGGAATGATCACGCCGCTCGCGAGACCGGTCGCTTGCGCGCCGATCAAGCGATCAACGAGTGCGAGGCGGTGACCATCCGTCGCCACCATTCGCAGCTTCCCATCGGCTGCGAGAACTTCGAAGTACACGCCGTTGAGGTTGTATCGCGTCTCGTCGAGCGAAGCGGCGTACATCGTACGCTCGATCATCTGGCTCAGGACCGCGGCCTGAAGTCGAACCATCTGCCCCGGGGAGAACTCCGGCAGCGTCGGATACTCCTCCGCCGCGGCACCCGCGAGGTTGAAGCGCGCGCGACCGCAGCGAAGCTCGACGTAGGACTGCGTGCTCGCGTCGAGCTGCACGCGCTCTTCCGGAAGCTCTCGCACGATGTCGTAGAGCTTTCGCGCCGAGACTGTGATCGCACCGGGCTTCGTCACCTGCGCGGCATGGGAGCCTCGAACCCCTACCTCGAGATCAGTTGCCGCAAGCTCGAGCTTTCCCGCATCGCCTTTTCCGGACGCCGTGAGGAGCACGTTCGCGAGGATCGGCATCGAGTTGCGCTTTTCGACGATCGCTTGGATTCGGCCCAAGCCGCGCTGCAGCTCGACTTTGTCGATTGAGATCTTCATCTCTTCCCTCGTGATCGAGTGATTGTTTCAGAAGTAATCAGAGCGCTCGACAAACGGACAAACTCGCGAGAACTGGTCGGGTCAGCTCGTTTTTCTCGCAAGCGCGTCGCGTAGGTTTTCCGTCGGAGAAAGGCGCTCGT from Deltaproteobacteria bacterium harbors:
- the dnaN gene encoding DNA polymerase III subunit beta yields the protein MKISIDKVELQRGLGRIQAIVEKRNSMPILANVLLTASGKGDAGKLELAATDLEVGVRGSHAAQVTKPGAITVSARKLYDIVRELPEERVQLDASTQSYVELRCGRARFNLAGAAAEEYPTLPEFSPGQMVRLQAAVLSQMIERTMYAASLDETRYNLNGVYFEVLAADGKLRMVATDGHRLALVDRLIGAQATGLASGVIIPRKGLAELKRLVDEEDADEVELGFEGNNGLARKGDVTLVMRLIEGEFPNYKQVIPKSSDRKLTLEAEPLVRALRRVALLSAERSRAIKLDISEGKLTISSSSPDLGEAQEEIDIDFAGSAVTIGFNAKYLLDCLGALNAKEIQLAFRDGDKPVEIRPSDDADSLAVVMPMRL